The sequence below is a genomic window from Natrinema salifodinae.
CGTCGTCGGTCCGAACGACGGCGACCCCGAATCGATCCTCGACGAGTCGCTCATCAACGTGGACAACGTCATGGTCATGGACGACGGTCGCGTGCTCCTCTGCGAGGACAAGGGCTCCTTCGGTCGGTCCTACCCTAACGATGCGCTGTGGGTCTACGAGCCCCCGACGTCGTTGCACGTCGATTCCGTGGCGGTCAGCCACGGCGGGACCGGGACGGCGGACCTGACGCTGTCGTCGGTGCCCGACGGCCTGGCGGGCGGTCGCGTCACCGTCTCGGTCGAACACGCCGACGTCGCCGCGATTACCGACGCGAGCTACCACGACGCGCTCGAACTCACCGCCGGCCCGACGATCGCGGACGACGGGTCGACCGTCGAATTCCGGTTCGCCGATCTCGACGCGGAGATCGAACCCGGCGCGATGGACGTTCGCCTGGCGTCGATCGAACTCGAGGGAACCGGAACGGGGACGACGGATATCACGGTCGACGTGCACGCCTTAGACGCCGACGACGGCACCGCCATCGAACCGCAGGCCCGACCCGGCGTCGTCGTTACCGGCCCGCCGCCGATCGGCGGTGGTTCCGGCGGCCGCGCGCCGACCGATCTCGACGGCGACGGTAAATTCGAGGACGTCAACGGGAACGGCCGACTGGACTACGACGACGTGGTCGCGCTGTTCGATTCCATCGAGGACGAGTCGGTGATGTTGAACGTCGATGCCTTCGACTTCAACGAGAACGGACGCATCGACTACGACGACGTCACCGTCCTTTACGACGAGATCTGAGGTTCGACGACGAACCGTGGTCCGTGGTCGGATAGACGCGCTCGGACGGCACCGAACTCGCTTTCGGCCGGCTATTTTTGCAGACCGTCAGTCACTCGGAGCGACGGCGGCGCCGACGGACCTCTCGGTAGCGCTCCGGACGGCTACATAGCCACCATACCGGTACGTTCGCCTAGGACCGCTACAACCCACCCACCTTGGATTCCGTCTTCTTTGTACGAATATTATAAAATCTGACTATACGACGATGGGTTCATCCGCCCGCATGGTCGAATTCACCAGGCGGAAGCTGATGGCGACCTCGGCGGCGGCCGCCATCGGGATCGGAGCGACCGGAGCGGCGAGCGCACGGGACGGCGTCGACGACCCCGACACGCCCGGGGCGCCGCGGATCCGTGGAGACATCAAACGGCTCGCGACCACGGCCCACGGCGCGGAGGTCACCGGGCCGTTCGTGTTCGAGACCGGCGAGGTGCTGTTCAGCCTCCAGCACCCGAGCCGGGACAACCCGGCGCCGTACGACACGGCGGCGGTCGGCGTCCTCGCGGGCCATCAGTTCACGTTCAACGGGAAGAGCGACGAGTTCGACGAGCTGGAAGCGCCTCGATCGACCGCGGCCCAGGGCCGGGTGCAGGTCGCCGGCGGCGAGTACGACATCCTCGTCCAGGAGGGCGACGCGATCAACGGTGGCACGGAGCGCTGGGGACACCCCCAGACGCCCGACGGCACCGACATCGCGGACTTCGTCGGGAGCCGCTACGGCGACGTCGGCTACAACCCCGACATGAACTTCTTCGTCCCGACCGACGACGAGGGGCTCGAGGGCTACCTGTTTACCAACAACGAGACGAGTCCGGGTGGCATCAGCCGGACGCCGATCAGCCGCGGCGAGGACGGCTGGGAGGCCGACCGCGAGAACGCGATGGAACTCGAGAACCGCGATTCGTTCCGCGAACTCGGCGGCACCCGGATCAACTGTTACGGCGACCTGAGCCCCTGGGGAACGCCGCTGTCGGCCGAGGAAGACTACAGTCACCCGCGCGTCTCCGGGCCGGCGACGGTGAGCGACGTCGTCGAGGCGGGCAGCGGCGTCGGCGTCCGCGGCGCGGCGGCGTTCTGGAACCGCCCGAACCCGGCCGACGTGTCGGGCGCGCTGAGCGACCTGTTCGACGATGCCTGGTCCCCGCAGGGGAGCTGGGCGCTGGGCGGCCTCGAGATGCAGGCCTACTACCTCGGCGCCGAGCCGGTCGACCAGGCCGTCGGCGAGGACGGCGAGACCGAAAACACGCTCGACCCCATCGGCGAGGGGTATCCCAACCGCTACCGGTACGGCCACATCGTCGAGATCGCCGAGCCCGCGAGCGAGGAGCCGACGCCGGTCAAACACTACGTCTTCGGGCGAGCAGCCTTCGAGTGCCCCGAGGTCATGCCGGACGAACGGACCGTCTACCTCACCTCCGACGGGGCGAGCAAAGGCTTCTACAAGTTCGTCGCCGACGAGCCGATTCCGAGCTACGACGACCGGATGGACGTCCGCGGCACGCTGTACGCCGCCCGCGTGACCAACGACCAGGCCGCCCGAAATACCCCGCCGGCGGCGGTCGACCTCGAGATCGAGTGGCTCGAACTCGGGACGGCGAGCAACGCCGAGATCGAGTCCTGGATCGCCGACTACGACGGGATCACCCAGGTCGACTACCTCGAGACCCACGCCGAGACCGACTGGGAAGCGGACCTCGAGACCGCCCTGGCGGAGGCCGACGAGGAGGTCGCGATCAACGGCAACCGGGACTACGTTACCGACGCGGAGATCGTCGAGTGGGCCGCCCAGTACGAGGAACGCGGCCCCGACGGCGTCGACGAGGACCTCCGCCGGATTCCGTTCCTCGAGACCCGTGCCGCGGCCAAGGAGATCGGCGCCAGCGTCGAGTTCCGAAAGGCCGAAGGCGTCGACGCCCACGACGAGGCCGAACCCGGCGACTTCCTCTACGTCGGCATCTCCGAACTCAACGACGGGATGAGCGACGACGAGGGCGACATTCGGCTCGAGCGCGTCGACGGCGGCGTCGTCTACCGCGCCGAACTCGAGGCCGGCTACGACATCTCGACGCTCGAACCGGTCGTCGTCGGCCCCGACGCGAGCGACGCGGAGTCGACCCTCGATTCGGCGCCGATCAACGTGGACAACGTGATGGTGCTCGACGACGGTCGCGTCCTCCTCTGCGAGGACAAGGGATCCTTCGGTCGATCCTACCCCAACGACGCGCTGTGGGTCTACGAGCCCCCGACGTCGCTGCACGTCGACTCCGTCGCGGTCGACCACGGCGGGACGGCGGCCGTCGATCTGACGCTGTCGTCGGTCCCGGACGGCCTGGCGGGCGGTCGCGTCACCGTCTCGGTCGAGCACGCCGACGTCGCCGCGATCACCGACGCGAGCTATCACGACGCGCTCGAACTCACCGCCGGCCCGACGATCGCAGACGACGGCTCGGCCGTCGAGTTCCAGTTCGCCGATCTCGACGACGAGATCGAACCCGGCGCGATGGACGTCACGCTCGCGTCGATCGAACTCGAGGGGACCGGCACCGGAACGACGGATATTACGGTCGACGTCCGCGCGTTGGACGACGACGACGGCGCCGCCATCGAACCGCAGTCCCGGCCAGGCGTGGTCGTCACCGGTCCGTCGCCGATCGGCGGGGGCTCCAGCGGCCGTCCGCCGACCGACCCCGACGGCGACGGCCTGTACGAGGACGTCAACGGCAACGGTCGGCTCGACTACGACGACGTCGTCACCCTGTTCGACCACATGGACGACGACTCGACGACCCTCGCCGTCGACTACTACGACTTCAACGAGAACGGGCGTATCGACTACGACGACATCACCGACCTCTACGACGACCTCTGAGCCGATGGCACGGCACGACGCTGCTTCGGCGACTCGAGGGCAAACG
It includes:
- a CDS encoding alkaline phosphatase PhoX codes for the protein MVEFTRRKLMATSAAAAIGIGATGAASARDGVDDPDTPGAPRIRGDIKRLATTAHGAEVTGPFVFETGEVLFSLQHPSRDNPAPYDTAAVGVLAGHQFTFNGKSDEFDELEAPRSTAAQGRVQVAGGEYDILVQEGDAINGGTERWGHPQTPDGTDIADFVGSRYGDVGYNPDMNFFVPTDDEGLEGYLFTNNETSPGGISRTPISRGEDGWEADRENAMELENRDSFRELGGTRINCYGDLSPWGTPLSAEEDYSHPRVSGPATVSDVVEAGSGVGVRGAAAFWNRPNPADVSGALSDLFDDAWSPQGSWALGGLEMQAYYLGAEPVDQAVGEDGETENTLDPIGEGYPNRYRYGHIVEIAEPASEEPTPVKHYVFGRAAFECPEVMPDERTVYLTSDGASKGFYKFVADEPIPSYDDRMDVRGTLYAARVTNDQAARNTPPAAVDLEIEWLELGTASNAEIESWIADYDGITQVDYLETHAETDWEADLETALAEADEEVAINGNRDYVTDAEIVEWAAQYEERGPDGVDEDLRRIPFLETRAAAKEIGASVEFRKAEGVDAHDEAEPGDFLYVGISELNDGMSDDEGDIRLERVDGGVVYRAELEAGYDISTLEPVVVGPDASDAESTLDSAPINVDNVMVLDDGRVLLCEDKGSFGRSYPNDALWVYEPPTSLHVDSVAVDHGGTAAVDLTLSSVPDGLAGGRVTVSVEHADVAAITDASYHDALELTAGPTIADDGSAVEFQFADLDDEIEPGAMDVTLASIELEGTGTGTTDITVDVRALDDDDGAAIEPQSRPGVVVTGPSPIGGGSSGRPPTDPDGDGLYEDVNGNGRLDYDDVVTLFDHMDDDSTTLAVDYYDFNENGRIDYDDITDLYDDL